A DNA window from Methanobacteriaceae archaeon contains the following coding sequences:
- a CDS encoding TetR/AcrR family transcriptional regulator, with product MALRKSREERIDEITQAAIEVFLEKGFENTTMEAIAQKAGVSKGGLYHHFKSKDMIMIMANEKISSKVQEFMENSMKFTSASEGILYYIENYIRYWLEHPKETAFLFMSIAKIMENPELLKYYKQYTADYLEFFQGAFTKGIQRGEFKPHNVSVSALTLMSALDGVLGYMIFDDKLKLEEILECFEEKFIKSIER from the coding sequence ATGGCTCTGAGAAAATCAAGAGAAGAAAGAATAGATGAAATAACTCAAGCGGCTATTGAGGTATTCCTGGAAAAAGGATTTGAAAATACTACAATGGAGGCCATAGCCCAGAAAGCAGGAGTTAGCAAAGGAGGCCTTTACCACCATTTCAAGAGCAAGGATATGATCATGATCATGGCCAATGAGAAAATCAGTTCAAAAGTTCAGGAATTTATGGAAAACTCTATGAAATTTACATCAGCCAGTGAGGGAATACTGTATTACATTGAAAATTATATCCGTTACTGGCTGGAACATCCCAAAGAAACTGCTTTTTTATTCATGTCTATAGCAAAAATAATGGAGAATCCCGAGCTATTAAAATATTACAAGCAGTACACTGCAGATTACCTGGAATTTTTTCAAGGTGCATTTACTAAGGGGATTCAGAGGGGAGAATTCAAGCCTCACAATGTTAGTGTAAGCGCCCTAACTTTAATGTCCGCTCTGGATGGAGTTTTGGGTTATATGATATTTGATGATAAACTAAAATTGGAAGAAATTCTAGAGTGTTTTGAGGAGAAATTCATCAAATCCATTGAAAGATAG
- a CDS encoding tRNA uridine(34) 5-carboxymethylaminomethyl modification radical SAM/GNAT enzyme Elp3 — protein sequence MEDAARSIIKDILNGKIKNRKDLEKAKFKVCRDYGLKKFPKNSEILQQARADEKEHIIPILKKKPTRTISGVAVVAVMCPPHKCPHGRCLYCPESTLAPPSYTGEEPAALRARMYDFNPYRQVYNRLQQLESIGHPLDKVELIIMGGTFPSRYLCFQEWFITQCLQAMTDFGLKQSAMVSDDRKEISDNGMFAGDEKQIPDNGMFSCDEKQISDNGMNSGDGNKISHAGELIPNISKDKNALYGFRYLEDVQKANETSSIRCVGMTFETRPDYSKKEDVNRMLNMGVTRVELGVQTIYNYIYHRVERGHRVQDVIDATRILKDSGIKVAMHLMPGLFSDPERDLRMFRRLFSEENFRPDMLKIYPCLVTKGSQLYELWKKGKYHPYSTEEAVELIVEVKKILPKWVRTMRIQRDIPSQLIEAGVLKSNLGELVYKQLKEEEIQCQCIRCREVGHQAAKGTHTHEENVKLMREDYLASKGDEIFLSMEDTKSDVLLGFLRLRMPSEHAHRPEVTENTALIRELHVYGPMMPLGERSEELWQHKGYGEELIKKAELISAEEYDKKEILITSGIGVRNYYRKFGYERKGPYMAKKLV from the coding sequence ATGGAAGATGCTGCTAGATCCATAATTAAAGATATATTAAATGGTAAAATTAAAAACCGGAAGGACTTGGAAAAGGCTAAATTCAAGGTTTGCCGTGACTATGGACTTAAAAAGTTTCCCAAAAATTCAGAAATTCTCCAACAAGCCAGGGCGGATGAAAAAGAACATATTATTCCGATTTTGAAGAAAAAACCAACCAGAACCATTTCCGGCGTGGCAGTGGTGGCTGTGATGTGCCCTCCTCATAAATGCCCCCATGGTAGGTGCCTTTACTGTCCTGAAAGTACACTAGCACCCCCCAGTTATACGGGAGAAGAACCAGCAGCACTGAGAGCAAGAATGTATGATTTTAATCCTTACAGACAAGTTTATAATCGGCTGCAACAGTTAGAGAGCATTGGCCACCCACTGGATAAAGTTGAGCTCATAATAATGGGAGGTACTTTCCCCTCCAGGTATTTGTGCTTCCAGGAGTGGTTCATCACCCAGTGCCTTCAGGCAATGACTGATTTTGGATTAAAACAATCAGCCATGGTTTCAGATGATAGAAAAGAGATATCAGACAATGGAATGTTCGCAGGTGATGAAAAACAAATACCAGACAATGGAATGTTCTCATGTGATGAAAAACAAATATCAGATAATGGGATGAATTCTGGTGATGGAAATAAAATTTCCCATGCAGGGGAACTAATTCCAAATATATCTAAAGACAAAAATGCGCTTTATGGATTCCGGTACTTGGAGGATGTTCAAAAAGCCAATGAAACCTCCAGTATCCGTTGTGTGGGAATGACTTTTGAAACAAGGCCTGATTACTCTAAAAAAGAGGATGTAAATCGCATGCTTAACATGGGCGTTACCCGTGTGGAGTTGGGTGTGCAGACAATCTACAACTACATTTATCACCGTGTAGAACGAGGCCACCGTGTGCAGGATGTTATAGACGCAACCCGCATTTTAAAGGATTCCGGGATTAAAGTGGCTATGCATCTCATGCCGGGTCTTTTCTCTGACCCTGAAAGGGACCTGAGGATGTTTAGGAGACTCTTTTCTGAGGAAAATTTCAGACCAGACATGTTGAAGATCTATCCCTGCCTGGTGACTAAAGGATCCCAACTCTACGAATTATGGAAGAAAGGAAAATACCATCCTTATTCCACAGAAGAGGCAGTTGAACTCATAGTCGAAGTGAAAAAGATTCTGCCTAAATGGGTGCGTACCATGCGCATTCAGAGAGATATTCCCTCTCAACTCATAGAAGCAGGAGTTTTAAAGTCTAATCTGGGTGAACTGGTATATAAACAACTTAAAGAAGAAGAAATTCAGTGCCAGTGCATCCGTTGCCGAGAAGTAGGACATCAGGCTGCAAAGGGAACACATACCCATGAAGAGAATGTTAAACTCATGAGAGAGGATTATTTAGCCAGTAAAGGGGATGAGATATTCCTTTCCATGGAAGATACAAAATCAGATGTCCTCCTTGGATTTTTAAGGCTACGCATGCCGTCTGAACATGCACACCGACCTGAAGTGACTGAAAACACTGCATTAATCAGAGAATTGCATGTTTACGGACCCATGATGCCCCTGGGGGAAAGATCCGAGGAATTATGGCAGCACAAAGGCTACGGTGAAGAACTGATCAAAAAAGCAGAACTTATCAGTGCCGAGGAGTATGATAAAAAAGAAATACTCATCACCAGTGGTATAGGAGTTCGTAACTATTACCGTAAGTTTGGATATGAAAGAAAAGGACCTTATATGGCTAAAAAATTAGTTTAA
- a CDS encoding 4Fe-4S binding protein, whose product MMKFNFSDISVRVIRSTFNTRFVLASLCKKLPPLAWFVGKLFFDGDDIQVLPRDDAIRVSEGRYVRELELNANVPISNENTVLPSQVLEEMIKRSRYHFIMDNCICRTSNDCKNFPQDMGCLFLGRGSQKISTKLGKSVSAKQALEHVNKCQKEGLVPIIGRNKIDSVWLNTGPKEELLSICHCCQCCCLWKMTPNLPEDLSKSFTTMEGVEIRFNEDKCTGCGLCVQEVCFVDAIALVDGKASRDSQKCRICGRCVEICPKNAVSIIMNVNSLKRALKRIEPLVDVESS is encoded by the coding sequence GTGATGAAGTTCAACTTTTCAGACATCAGTGTAAGGGTTATCAGGTCCACATTTAACACTCGATTTGTTCTGGCCAGCCTATGCAAAAAATTACCTCCTCTGGCCTGGTTTGTGGGTAAATTGTTCTTTGATGGGGATGATATACAGGTACTTCCCCGCGATGATGCCATCAGAGTTAGCGAGGGAAGATATGTCAGAGAACTTGAATTAAATGCAAATGTTCCCATTTCCAATGAAAATACAGTACTTCCCAGTCAAGTTTTAGAGGAGATGATTAAAAGGTCAAGGTACCATTTCATTATGGACAATTGCATATGCAGAACTTCAAATGATTGCAAGAATTTCCCCCAGGATATGGGTTGTCTCTTTCTAGGTAGGGGATCACAGAAAATATCCACCAAACTGGGAAAATCAGTATCAGCAAAACAAGCCCTGGAACATGTTAATAAATGCCAGAAGGAAGGGTTGGTTCCCATTATTGGTAGAAATAAGATTGATAGTGTATGGTTAAATACCGGGCCTAAAGAAGAGCTTTTATCAATCTGTCACTGTTGTCAGTGCTGCTGTTTATGGAAAATGACTCCAAACCTCCCTGAGGATCTCTCAAAGAGTTTTACAACCATGGAAGGTGTTGAAATAAGATTCAATGAGGATAAATGCACTGGTTGCGGTCTATGTGTGCAAGAAGTGTGTTTTGTGGATGCAATAGCTCTGGTTGATGGTAAAGCCAGCAGAGATTCCCAGAAATGTAGAATATGTGGTAGATGTGTGGAAATATGTCCAAAAAATGCTGTTAGCATTATAATGAATGTAAACTCTTTAAAACGTGCTTTGAAGAGAATTGAACCCCTGGTGGATGTTGAATCCTCCTGA
- a CDS encoding cobalamin B12-binding domain-containing protein: MKKYGKVLLIGSENEENLAIRYLGAELQSKGHSVKIVPCSDYKDFPNVLKQLKSFKPNLVAVSMAFQSKATMFLDLIEKIKEKKPSVHVTVGGHFPTFEYAKILEDENISSVIRFEGETPILKLINALIRNESLQDVPNLVYTSSKSNNSEKDIFLIENPIINEFQNLDQLSFPLRDEKPHIRLGERFGTLVSSRGCFHSHCIYCCIGAFHKMKNGLPFALRTPENVAREMAGLYHKKKVKLFQFHDDNFLLPRKKDSLKRLKSLKKSLVKHGVELDEIAMLIKTRPDGVNREILTIMEEMGCVGVFLGVENASASGLKALARGSTIEEVNTSLELLEDFDMAVTFNLLMFHPRANLNEINQNLYFMNKNIDKAFDFGRAEIVAGSPLEKMVKNRGLLRGNWPKWDYQIEDDAVEKMFRMTTLTFYREDSPYSELSHQLIALSYRANLIQRFYPGKKTKKLKKETISLIKTCNTFTLNSLLQIYGLVAESNIENRINTLAHDMTLFYRDHAKKADRLAGKMWRFQMMEKKFIKKGVGDYLQNSDTLGRLLRI; the protein is encoded by the coding sequence ATGAAAAAATATGGAAAAGTTCTGCTGATAGGATCAGAAAATGAAGAAAACTTGGCCATCAGATATCTTGGAGCAGAACTTCAAAGTAAAGGACATTCCGTGAAAATCGTTCCCTGCTCAGATTATAAAGATTTTCCGAATGTTTTAAAGCAATTGAAATCCTTCAAACCTAACTTGGTGGCTGTTTCCATGGCATTTCAGTCCAAAGCTACCATGTTCCTGGATTTAATTGAGAAAATTAAAGAAAAAAAACCCTCAGTGCACGTAACTGTGGGAGGACACTTTCCAACATTTGAATACGCAAAAATTCTGGAAGATGAAAACATCAGCTCAGTCATCCGTTTTGAAGGAGAAACTCCCATCTTAAAACTGATTAATGCTTTAATCCGCAATGAAAGTTTACAGGATGTGCCAAATTTAGTTTATACATCTTCAAAGAGCAATAATTCTGAAAAAGATATCTTTTTAATAGAAAACCCCATAATAAATGAGTTCCAGAACCTAGACCAGTTATCTTTTCCATTGCGGGATGAAAAACCCCATATCCGTTTAGGTGAACGTTTTGGTACTCTGGTAAGTAGCAGGGGATGTTTTCATTCCCATTGCATATACTGCTGCATTGGTGCCTTCCATAAGATGAAAAATGGATTACCCTTCGCACTGAGAACTCCAGAAAATGTGGCCAGGGAAATGGCAGGACTCTACCATAAAAAGAAGGTGAAATTATTCCAGTTCCACGATGATAATTTCCTTTTACCGAGGAAAAAAGACTCTTTAAAACGCTTGAAATCCCTCAAAAAATCCCTGGTGAAACATGGAGTGGAACTAGACGAAATAGCCATGCTAATAAAAACACGACCTGATGGTGTTAACAGAGAGATCCTCACAATCATGGAGGAGATGGGTTGTGTTGGAGTTTTTTTAGGGGTTGAAAATGCCAGTGCCAGTGGTTTGAAAGCTTTAGCCCGCGGTTCAACAATTGAAGAAGTCAACACTTCCCTGGAACTTTTGGAAGATTTTGATATGGCAGTAACCTTTAATTTGCTGATGTTCCATCCCCGTGCAAATTTAAATGAAATTAACCAGAACCTTTACTTCATGAATAAAAATATAGATAAGGCCTTTGATTTTGGAAGAGCAGAAATAGTGGCTGGCTCACCCCTGGAAAAAATGGTGAAAAATAGAGGGCTTTTAAGAGGTAATTGGCCTAAATGGGATTATCAGATAGAAGATGATGCTGTGGAGAAAATGTTCCGCATGACCACCCTAACATTTTACCGGGAAGATTCACCCTACAGCGAACTATCACACCAACTCATTGCCCTTTCTTATCGTGCGAATTTAATACAGCGTTTTTATCCTGGGAAAAAAACTAAAAAACTGAAAAAGGAAACTATTAGTCTTATTAAAACTTGTAATACATTCACATTAAATTCATTGCTCCAGATTTACGGTTTAGTGGCTGAATCCAACATTGAAAATAGAATAAACACTTTAGCTCATGATATGACCCTTTTTTACAGAGATCATGCCAAAAAAGCAGATAGGCTGGCAGGGAAGATGTGGAGATTTCAAATGATGGAGAAAAAATTTATTAAAAAAGGTGTGGGGGATTATCTTCAAAATTCAGATACTCTGGGGAGACTTTTAAGAATTTAA
- a CDS encoding 4Fe-4S ferredoxin, translating into MVNDIIDFYYFSGTGNTLLVVKKMQETFQEKGITVNLYKIEESNPADLNLNHTIGLGFPIAELSTYHFVWKFIRALPDTNLSTEIFMVDTLAGFSGGIVGPVRAIVQNKGYNPLGAKEIVMPPNIFYIQDEKTCQDKIQKGLHEAGEYALEILNGKSEWGRVPVISDAVYYASLAGLKLTQSNLNQKLLHLETRNKECRKCGICVKLCPVDNIKMNEGEYPQHGFNCAYCLRCTSLCPRSAISCPLNYQGKTYRAVKAKEFLI; encoded by the coding sequence ATGGTAAATGATATAATTGATTTTTATTATTTCTCAGGAACTGGAAACACCTTACTGGTGGTTAAGAAAATGCAGGAAACATTCCAGGAGAAGGGGATCACTGTAAATCTGTATAAAATTGAAGAATCTAACCCTGCTGATCTTAATTTAAACCATACAATAGGTCTGGGATTTCCCATAGCCGAGCTTTCTACCTATCACTTTGTATGGAAGTTCATCAGAGCACTGCCAGATACTAACTTATCCACAGAGATATTCATGGTGGACACCCTTGCCGGATTTTCAGGGGGAATTGTAGGGCCGGTACGTGCAATAGTGCAAAATAAGGGGTACAACCCTTTAGGTGCAAAGGAAATAGTAATGCCTCCTAACATATTTTACATTCAGGATGAGAAAACCTGCCAGGATAAAATTCAAAAAGGACTTCATGAAGCTGGAGAATACGCCCTGGAAATCTTAAATGGAAAATCAGAATGGGGAAGGGTGCCAGTGATTTCTGATGCAGTTTACTATGCTTCACTTGCCGGTTTGAAACTAACCCAGTCCAATCTCAATCAGAAACTCCTGCACTTGGAGACCCGGAATAAAGAATGCCGTAAATGTGGAATATGTGTCAAACTCTGCCCGGTGGATAACATTAAAATGAATGAAGGAGAATATCCTCAGCATGGTTTTAACTGTGCGTACTGTTTAAGATGCACATCCCTGTGTCCGAGGAGTGCCATTAGCTGTCCCCTCAATTACCAGGGTAAAACATATCGGGCAGTTAAAGCAAAAGAATTTTTAATTTAA
- a CDS encoding glycosyltransferase, producing MKKPPSVVIVEDEMITAIDLKDKLLRAGFTVPAIVHSGEEAINTVAELRPDVVLMDIVLQGDIDGIKAAEKISSLEIPVVFLTAYSDNDTLQRAQSASPYGYIIKPYPDKELQLTLETALEKHREYRNRLETIIHEGLGKKVPLNTSEEEESWEERPRILIVEDEIITAMDLARELDKKGYLVVDTVTTGHEAIEKAELFRPDLVLMDIVLTGDLDGIEVAEKIHDLDIPVVYLSAYTDEETVRRAKKTFPYGYLPKPYQIDELYSTLETALQQHKTEKDKIEQMDHKITVKDEELKIEKTAVFFISAIIASMVTYGVATKSMTWLMYLLFIPAIYNLFIVTVSLKKQSPPGSEEQPFISILIPAHNEEFTIERCISSLAEIDYYKNNQRNYEIIVINDGSTDRTGQVLRELKEKFSFLRIVTRKPPRAGRGKGYVLNDGMRICEGEVIAVFDADARIKPDFLNKIVPYLDEDDVAGVQARVRMYNAERNLLTMMQEVEFSIFGNVILRARDIMGKSGFLGGNGQLTRKKFVENIEGWDGFAVTEDLNMSIKLILEGKKIRYCPEAVVWQEAVPYWKPFFRQRVRWATGNLETLFVYLAPIIDSKIPLYKKIDSIQYLVFLLFTAFVMLGYVVLILNLGNIYRFAMEAPVIIGLISTVAFFPGVLLGIRRDKIGILRSIVRAVEYWAYCLYLIPLFFAAFIHMITRKERRWAKTQHTGN from the coding sequence ATGAAAAAACCCCCATCAGTGGTCATTGTTGAAGATGAAATGATTACCGCCATCGACCTCAAGGATAAATTACTTAGGGCTGGTTTCACCGTGCCAGCCATAGTCCACAGTGGAGAAGAAGCCATCAATACCGTGGCAGAACTAAGACCAGATGTTGTTCTTATGGATATTGTTCTCCAGGGCGATATAGATGGAATAAAAGCTGCAGAGAAGATAAGCTCCCTGGAAATCCCTGTAGTTTTTCTAACTGCTTATTCTGATAATGATACACTTCAAAGAGCCCAATCTGCATCTCCTTACGGTTACATTATTAAACCTTACCCTGATAAGGAACTTCAGTTAACTCTGGAAACAGCTCTGGAAAAGCATAGAGAATACCGTAACAGGCTAGAAACTATAATTCATGAAGGATTAGGAAAAAAAGTACCATTAAACACTTCAGAAGAAGAGGAATCATGGGAGGAACGCCCCAGAATACTTATTGTGGAAGATGAGATCATAACTGCCATGGATCTGGCCAGAGAACTGGATAAAAAGGGTTACCTTGTGGTGGATACAGTGACCACCGGCCATGAGGCCATAGAAAAGGCAGAATTGTTCCGTCCAGATCTGGTGCTGATGGATATTGTTTTAACTGGTGACCTGGATGGGATTGAAGTTGCAGAAAAAATTCATGATTTGGATATTCCTGTTGTATATCTGAGCGCCTATACTGATGAGGAAACTGTGAGAAGAGCTAAGAAAACTTTTCCATATGGTTATCTTCCCAAACCATACCAGATAGATGAACTATACAGCACTCTTGAAACTGCTCTGCAGCAGCATAAAACTGAAAAAGACAAAATAGAACAAATGGATCATAAAATAACAGTCAAAGACGAAGAACTGAAAATAGAAAAAACTGCAGTGTTCTTCATTTCAGCCATCATTGCTTCAATGGTTACATACGGAGTAGCCACCAAAAGCATGACCTGGCTGATGTATCTCCTGTTTATTCCGGCTATTTACAACCTGTTCATAGTCACAGTAAGCCTGAAAAAACAATCCCCACCTGGAAGTGAGGAGCAGCCTTTTATAAGCATACTTATCCCCGCACACAATGAAGAATTCACTATTGAGCGCTGTATCAGCTCCCTGGCAGAAATTGATTATTATAAAAATAACCAGCGCAACTATGAGATAATTGTAATTAACGATGGTTCTACTGATAGGACAGGACAGGTTCTCAGGGAATTGAAAGAGAAGTTTAGTTTTTTGAGGATTGTGACCCGTAAGCCACCCCGGGCAGGTAGAGGTAAAGGGTATGTCTTAAATGATGGTATGCGAATTTGTGAGGGGGAAGTGATAGCTGTTTTTGATGCAGATGCCCGTATAAAACCAGATTTTCTCAATAAAATTGTTCCTTATCTTGATGAGGATGATGTGGCTGGAGTGCAGGCCAGGGTGCGCATGTACAATGCAGAACGGAACCTTCTGACCATGATGCAAGAAGTTGAATTCTCTATTTTTGGAAATGTAATCCTTAGAGCACGGGATATTATGGGTAAATCCGGATTCTTAGGAGGTAATGGTCAGTTAACCCGGAAAAAGTTTGTGGAAAATATTGAAGGATGGGATGGATTTGCAGTTACCGAAGACCTGAATATGAGTATTAAACTGATCCTGGAAGGTAAGAAAATACGTTACTGTCCTGAAGCTGTGGTATGGCAGGAAGCAGTTCCGTACTGGAAACCTTTCTTCAGACAGAGAGTGCGATGGGCAACTGGAAACCTGGAAACCCTTTTTGTCTATCTTGCACCCATAATTGATTCAAAAATACCTCTTTATAAAAAGATTGACTCCATTCAGTACCTGGTTTTCCTTCTATTTACTGCCTTTGTAATGCTGGGATATGTGGTGTTGATATTGAATCTGGGAAACATTTACAGGTTTGCCATGGAAGCTCCGGTGATTATTGGATTGATTTCTACAGTAGCCTTCTTCCCAGGGGTTCTGCTTGGAATACGACGGGATAAAATCGGCATTTTAAGGTCAATAGTTCGTGCTGTTGAATACTGGGCTTACTGCCTGTACCTTATTCCACTATTCTTTGCTGCATTCATTCACATGATAACCCGTAAAGAAAGAAGATGGGCTAAAACCCAGCACACAGGAAATTAG
- a CDS encoding DUF2098 domain-containing protein: MGVKKLETVISKGKEISIGAHVRYSGTGSAGEVLDIRSDEEGVWAKVDTTQLWYNSRYLELMDEDEYRKLESRNSLKKARKLNEEEDEKEVTRKKVERIKQNLEDVDMSGELCDGGG; this comes from the coding sequence ATGGGGGTGAAAAAATTGGAAACAGTAATTTCGAAAGGTAAAGAGATTTCTATAGGTGCTCATGTAAGATACAGTGGTACTGGCAGTGCAGGTGAAGTTTTAGATATTCGCAGTGATGAGGAGGGGGTTTGGGCTAAGGTCGACACCACCCAATTATGGTACAACAGCCGATACCTGGAGCTTATGGATGAAGATGAATACCGGAAACTCGAATCCAGAAACTCTCTCAAGAAAGCCAGAAAACTCAATGAAGAAGAAGATGAGAAAGAAGTCACCAGGAAAAAAGTTGAACGTATCAAACAGAACTTAGAAGATGTTGATATGAGTGGTGAACTTTGTGATGGAGGAGGTTGA
- a CDS encoding PRC-barrel domain-containing protein — protein MKVSDFFGRRVLDKKANEIGKVVDMVIKPKEGVILTMIISTSDFGLTRKDLEIETADIEEVGDYILLNVDKEELEVRTKPDEVKEKRRLDIKK, from the coding sequence ATGAAAGTGAGCGACTTTTTCGGGCGAAGAGTTTTGGATAAAAAAGCGAATGAAATAGGTAAAGTTGTGGATATGGTCATAAAACCAAAAGAGGGTGTTATATTAACTATGATCATATCAACCAGTGATTTTGGCCTTACCAGAAAAGATCTGGAGATTGAAACTGCAGATATTGAAGAAGTGGGGGATTATATTTTATTAAATGTTGATAAGGAAGAATTAGAGGTTCGGACGAAGCCTGATGAGGTAAAAGAGAAAAGACGGTTGGATATAAAAAAATAA
- a CDS encoding DUF2115 domain-containing protein → MKVKLDDLDFKQGISKKDLLNVLKTEARSIHIQNIMKASNFLREDAKFMPLGERDDYIARFTKAFFSRIKDIKDDKTEYKGQVKTHKLKEFLEVQKKMSKNSSSDDEACFHHIAKIVSTYTTFVKEEPIHPVGTRFPGGFTLKLVDGNYLCPVKDKQKDTPSALCRFCVSVQDPNV, encoded by the coding sequence ATGAAAGTAAAACTTGATGATTTGGATTTTAAGCAGGGAATAAGTAAAAAAGATTTATTGAATGTCTTGAAAACAGAAGCCAGATCTATTCACATCCAGAATATTATGAAGGCATCTAATTTCCTTAGAGAGGATGCCAAATTCATGCCCCTCGGGGAAAGAGACGACTACATTGCCCGCTTCACCAAAGCATTTTTCAGTCGCATCAAGGATATAAAAGATGATAAAACTGAATATAAAGGTCAAGTGAAAACCCATAAGCTTAAAGAATTTCTAGAAGTTCAGAAAAAAATGTCAAAAAATTCCAGTAGTGATGATGAGGCCTGTTTCCACCATATAGCCAAAATTGTTTCTACTTATACCACTTTTGTAAAAGAAGAACCCATACACCCCGTGGGAACACGATTTCCCGGTGGTTTCACCCTTAAACTGGTTGATGGTAATTATTTATGCCCAGTTAAGGATAAACAAAAAGATACCCCCAGTGCACTTTGCAGGTTCTGTGTTTCAGTTCAGGACCCCAATGTTTAG
- a CDS encoding DUF2115 domain-containing protein has protein sequence MMIKDLNLGFEIDRNDLLQALKGEAKKLHIHDFMKTCTFLRKSMQHVHPKYQEIYIKLYIEGYLMSYRDVKDDKTHYEGMVDGKKFKEAIDLLNKQEKLMVEELGDDHPSFKPFMIMSLYTTFVREEPVHPVGTLFPGGLKVREEKGIYYCPVKENNKNNPLAVCGFCIAKQEPDM, from the coding sequence ATGATGATTAAAGACCTTAATTTGGGATTTGAAATAGATAGAAATGATTTACTGCAGGCTCTCAAAGGCGAAGCAAAGAAACTTCATATTCACGATTTCATGAAAACTTGCACCTTTCTTAGGAAGAGTATGCAACATGTTCATCCCAAATACCAGGAGATATATATCAAATTATACATAGAAGGCTATTTAATGAGCTACAGAGATGTTAAAGATGATAAAACTCATTATGAAGGCATGGTAGATGGTAAGAAATTTAAAGAGGCTATTGATCTTTTAAATAAACAGGAAAAATTAATGGTAGAAGAATTGGGAGATGATCATCCTTCTTTCAAACCTTTCATGATAATGTCCCTTTACACAACTTTTGTAAGGGAAGAACCAGTGCACCCAGTAGGCACACTATTTCCAGGAGGTTTAAAGGTCCGTGAAGAGAAAGGGATTTATTACTGCCCGGTTAAAGAAAATAATAAAAATAATCCTCTTGCTGTTTGTGGTTTCTGTATTGCTAAGCAGGAACCCGATATGTAA